The genomic segment CCTCAATAGACTACTCAAGCAACACCATTCTTGTTACAGATCCTCTCATGTCAACCTGTTCTTCAATGCAGAACTCAGGAAGCTTTATATTGGATCGCGAGAGCCCATTCAGCATAACAACAGACAATGTATTTGTTCTGCTTGGATGCTCCACAACATCTCCAGTGTTTGATAAAAGACAAGATCTATGCGATACAGGTTCAGGCTCAAATATATGCAGAGGCTTGTATTCTTGCAATGCAATTACTGGGATTGGGTTGGTACCAAGTGCACCAATATCCACCTGTTGTGTTTATGAACCTCCAATTCCTCTCGGTTCAGGTTATGGTTTGGATCTTCCTAAGCTCCAATGCTCATCATATTCATCAGTTATTGGTTTTGGAGGGGACGAAGGAAATCCAATGAAATGGCAGTATGGGATTCCATTGCAATTCAATGGCTCATATTATACAGAATCGTGCAAAAACTGCGAGGATAGTGGAGGGTCCTGTGGTTTTTCTGGTTTCAACCAGTCATTTGCCTGTATTTGCAAGAATGGAATGAATACCACCATCAATTGCTACGGACGAGGTAGCTGCACCTGTAGTACTTTTCTTGGTTTCAAATTTGACGCCTAATTTTACATATCATGCACtctttttaagtgaaaaatctCATCTTGATTTGATCAGGATATGCTTGGAGTGGGACATGGAGACGCAGAATTCAAACGAAATTATGTCTCGGAGGTAAAAGGCAaaagtttgcattttttcttactttatgCTTGTCATTTTTCGGACCAAAAGTCTTCTCTGACTGAAAATAGTGGGTGATGTTCAACACTTTCACACTACTTTTTGCCCCAGTTGAAGAAAAAGTTTATTTAGAAAGGAGCTCTTTTTATTCTTACACAAAATATATTGCAAATATTTGGAAGAACAAATTGGAAAGGAGAACTAGTAGAAAGAATATGTTCACCGTTCGTCCCTGCTATATATTTGACTACGTAGTGAATTTCAGCATCTCATAACCTTAAAATTGCTCTCAACATTTCTTTAAACAAGAAGTGTTGCACCTAAATTTCTGATATAGAATTGAACTAACGAAATGGTTAATAACTTTTGGTTTTCTTTCGTTTCAGGATTTCTGATCGTGTGGATGACACTTTTCATTTGAAGAAGCAATTCTTTATTTTGGTTTTCTAGCTGTGGGTGGAAGAGTTCCGGAATTGCCTGAGAGATTGTCGCTTTGGAAACATCTTCTTCTAGTGCTATATTgtctatttctttctttctttcggCAGATGTAAAATGACAGAGGGATTTCCACAAAAGTTGCTCTACAGTTTC from the Coffea arabica cultivar ET-39 chromosome 11e, Coffea Arabica ET-39 HiFi, whole genome shotgun sequence genome contains:
- the LOC113719179 gene encoding uncharacterized protein; the encoded protein is MSHFTIFWQVIVLLLLIHSIQANHAIPSIIPINGTCHDTCGGVPIKFPFGSGFGCGHPHFARYIRCSSGVLQFTTGTGIYTVSSIDYSSNTILVTDPLMSTCSSMQNSGSFILDRESPFSITTDNVFVLLGCSTTSPVFDKRQDLCDTGSGSNICRGLYSCNAITGIGLVPSAPISTCCVYEPPIPLGSGYGLDLPKLQCSSYSSVIGFGGDEGNPMKWQYGIPLQFNGSYYTESCKNCEDSGGSCGFSGFNQSFACICKNGMNTTINCYGRGYAWSGTWRRRIQTKLCLGGFLIVWMTLFI